A DNA window from Sphingopyxis macrogoltabida contains the following coding sequences:
- the rpsI gene encoding 30S ribosomal protein S9 codes for MADEQTMTDLKDLAGAVEGTVAAPVSNAPLREKIVDKQGRAYATGRRKDAVARVWVKPGTGKITVNGRDQEIYFARPTLRLVINQPFGLTERVGQYDVIATVKGGGLSGQAGAVLHGIAQALTRFEPALRSPVKAAGFLTRDSRAVERKKYGKAKARRSFQFSKR; via the coding sequence ATGGCTGACGAACAGACCATGACCGATCTCAAGGACCTCGCCGGCGCCGTTGAAGGCACTGTTGCGGCTCCCGTTTCGAACGCGCCGCTGCGCGAAAAGATCGTCGACAAGCAGGGCCGCGCCTATGCGACCGGCCGCCGCAAGGACGCCGTCGCCCGCGTGTGGGTCAAGCCCGGCACGGGCAAGATCACCGTCAACGGCCGCGATCAGGAAATCTATTTCGCGCGTCCGACGCTGCGCCTCGTCATCAACCAGCCGTTCGGTCTGACCGAGCGCGTCGGCCAGTATGACGTCATTGCGACCGTCAAGGGTGGCGGCCTGTCGGGCCAGGCGGGTGCCGTGCTGCACGGCATCGCGCAGGCGCTGACCCGTTTCGAACCGGCGCTGCGCAGCCCGGTCAAGGCGGCCGGCTTCCTGACCCGCGACAGCCGCGCCGTCGAGCGTAAGAAGTACGGCAAGGCGAAGGCCCGCCGCAGCTTCCAGTTCTCGAAGCGCTAA
- a CDS encoding phosphotransferase family protein, whose translation MSFPTAPGAMSPAWLAAKLGQEPGALRGFTATPVGTGQMCDSFRLALDWADGVEAPASVVAKCPSHDEASRNIAKLTGTYVKEVSWYRELAEGSGVAAPHCYHAEIADDDVDFVLILSDLAPARQGDQLAGTGLAGLRPCIDAAAGLHALLWNDARLETLPWLSRDNGDLIRSLFPQFYLGFRERYAARLAPELLDLGAGIVARLDAYLARTPAARTIVHGDLRIDNILFAPDGTRCWLVDWQTLGRGSGASDLAYLVGTSIADPAERAAADRPAFDHWIAALDARGIETDGEALWTDYRIGALSGYFMAVFASMSVERTARGDEMFAVMAERPARQALALGSLDLL comes from the coding sequence TTGAGCTTTCCGACCGCGCCCGGCGCGATGAGCCCGGCGTGGCTCGCGGCGAAGCTGGGACAGGAACCGGGCGCGCTGCGCGGCTTTACGGCAACCCCCGTCGGCACCGGCCAGATGTGCGACAGCTTCCGGCTGGCGCTCGACTGGGCGGACGGCGTCGAAGCCCCCGCGAGCGTCGTCGCCAAATGCCCGAGCCATGACGAGGCCAGCCGCAACATCGCCAAGCTTACCGGCACCTATGTCAAGGAAGTGAGCTGGTACCGCGAGCTCGCCGAGGGGAGCGGCGTTGCGGCGCCGCATTGCTATCATGCCGAAATTGCCGACGACGACGTCGACTTCGTCCTGATTCTTTCGGACCTCGCCCCGGCGCGGCAGGGCGACCAGCTTGCCGGTACCGGTCTTGCGGGGCTGCGACCCTGTATCGACGCCGCGGCGGGGCTCCACGCATTGCTCTGGAACGACGCGCGGCTCGAAACATTGCCCTGGCTGTCGCGCGACAATGGCGACCTGATCCGCAGCCTCTTCCCGCAATTCTATCTCGGCTTTCGCGAGCGCTATGCCGCGCGGCTCGCGCCCGAGCTGCTCGACCTCGGCGCAGGGATCGTCGCGCGGCTCGATGCCTATCTCGCGCGGACGCCTGCGGCGCGGACGATCGTGCACGGCGACCTCCGCATCGATAATATCCTTTTCGCCCCCGACGGGACGCGCTGCTGGCTGGTCGACTGGCAAACGCTCGGGCGCGGTAGCGGCGCCAGCGACCTCGCCTATCTGGTCGGCACCAGCATCGCCGATCCGGCCGAACGCGCGGCGGCCGATCGCCCGGCCTTCGATCACTGGATCGCCGCACTGGATGCGCGGGGCATCGAAACCGATGGCGAAGCGTTATGGACCGACTATCGCATCGGTGCGCTCAGCGGCTATTTCATGGCGGTCTTCGCATCGATGAGCGTCGAGCGCACCGCGCGGGGCGACGAAATGTTTGCGGTCATGGCCGAACGCCCGGCGCGGCAGGCCTTGGCCCTCGGAAGTCTGGATTTGCTGTGA
- a CDS encoding metallophosphoesterase family protein, with the protein MTLLFHISDLHFGLEDCAALDWFRDIVRRDRPDAILITGDLTMRARSHEFAAACDWIGALDVPVTVEVGNHDLPYFNPLARFFYPYRRIRGIERLVERELDLPGVAIVPLKTTARAQWRLDWSKGWVTKKALAKTLAAIDALPPGTAALVTAHHPLVEAGTRGRALTRGGARALRALAARGVAAVLTGHVHDAFDLVQPTPAGPIRMIGAGTLSQRIRSTPPGFNELRLADGTLAVRVRNVEKIATPDMQIPDVPSDALPPREPGEPVAPVRAIPPVDPPVH; encoded by the coding sequence ATGACGCTGCTTTTCCATATCAGCGACCTGCATTTCGGGCTGGAGGACTGCGCCGCGCTCGACTGGTTCCGCGATATCGTGCGCCGCGACCGGCCCGACGCGATCCTGATCACCGGCGACCTGACGATGCGCGCGCGGTCGCACGAGTTTGCCGCCGCCTGCGACTGGATCGGCGCGCTCGATGTGCCGGTGACGGTCGAGGTCGGCAATCATGACCTGCCCTATTTCAATCCGCTCGCCCGCTTCTTCTATCCCTATCGCCGCATTCGCGGCATCGAGCGGCTCGTCGAGCGCGAACTCGATCTGCCCGGCGTCGCGATCGTCCCGCTCAAGACGACGGCGCGCGCGCAGTGGCGGCTCGACTGGTCGAAGGGCTGGGTGACGAAGAAGGCGCTAGCCAAGACGCTCGCTGCCATCGATGCGCTTCCTCCCGGGACTGCTGCACTGGTCACCGCGCACCATCCGCTCGTCGAGGCCGGAACCCGCGGCCGGGCGCTCACCCGCGGCGGCGCCCGCGCGCTGCGCGCGCTGGCCGCGCGCGGCGTCGCGGCGGTGCTGACCGGGCATGTCCACGATGCCTTCGACCTCGTCCAGCCGACCCCGGCCGGCCCGATCCGCATGATCGGCGCGGGCACCCTGTCGCAGCGCATCCGTTCGACCCCGCCGGGCTTCAACGAGCTACGTCTCGCCGACGGCACGCTTGCGGTGCGCGTCCGCAATGTCGAAAAGATTGCCACCCCCGACATGCAAATCCCCGACGTGCCATCCGATGCGCTGCCGCCGCGCGAACCCGGCGAGCCCGTCGCGCCGGTGCGCGCGATACCGCCGGTCGATCCCCCCGTACATTGA
- a CDS encoding diacylglycerol/lipid kinase family protein — MTSPFARPALVCNSQSGSHDEAVLEQIVESCRAAGAPLAATFALPDDAIPDAAKLKRQDIDLLLVWTGDGTINAAATGAAGWNGAVLPLPGGTLNLLSKALHGDRAAPDILADALAGKGRRQAIPIVRGEAGTAFITIVAGPATRWAEVRETMRQDGIIEAAGAAPDALDAMINAPGVRVAGQQKAYPAIILTPTEQGVRADGILTEGTADVLRHGLAWLGGDFRDGPSEEIAVGETIILESARLISLEYDGELAELASPARFALGASEVDFIATQ; from the coding sequence ATGACCAGCCCCTTCGCCCGCCCCGCGCTCGTCTGCAACAGCCAGTCCGGCAGCCATGACGAAGCCGTGCTCGAACAGATCGTGGAAAGCTGCCGCGCCGCCGGCGCGCCGCTCGCCGCGACCTTTGCGCTACCCGACGACGCGATTCCCGATGCAGCCAAACTCAAGCGGCAGGACATCGACCTTCTGCTCGTCTGGACCGGCGACGGAACGATCAACGCCGCCGCAACCGGGGCCGCCGGGTGGAACGGTGCGGTCCTGCCCCTTCCGGGCGGGACGCTCAACCTGCTGTCGAAAGCCCTGCACGGCGACCGGGCGGCGCCCGACATCCTCGCCGACGCGCTCGCCGGCAAGGGCCGGCGGCAAGCAATACCGATCGTCCGCGGCGAGGCCGGCACGGCCTTCATCACCATCGTCGCGGGCCCCGCGACACGCTGGGCCGAAGTCCGCGAGACGATGCGGCAGGACGGCATCATCGAGGCGGCCGGCGCCGCGCCCGACGCGCTCGACGCGATGATCAACGCTCCCGGCGTCCGCGTCGCGGGGCAGCAGAAGGCCTATCCCGCGATCATCCTGACCCCGACCGAACAGGGCGTCCGCGCCGACGGCATCCTGACCGAAGGCACCGCCGACGTGCTGCGCCACGGTCTCGCCTGGCTCGGCGGCGATTTTCGCGACGGGCCGAGCGAGGAGATCGCGGTGGGCGAAACGATCATCCTCGAAAGCGCGCGGCTGATCAGCCTCGAATATGATGGCGAACTCGCCGAGCTTGCCTCGCCCGCACGCTTCGCCCTCGGCGCCAGCGAAGTCGATTTCATCGCGACGCAATGA
- a CDS encoding alpha/beta hydrolase, with the protein MIKILIVVGLLILLFGGGGRMILAGGAKSLNLGDRLLGDGDGATLQVAGQPYGPGERHKLNIWVPTGTQKTDRLPVIVWLYGGGWYSGARDDYGFAGRAFAKQGFIVVIPDYRIVPEGHWPDFLQDSAAAVAWTEKHIAEHGGDPGRIALSGHSAGAYNAVMLALDPQWMREAGSDASAIRGVAALAGPYDFLPFEKGGRADVAMGDIRPAERTQPIQFVRADAPPLWLGHGTADTVVRVRNSQNLAAAMHKAGGTAMLRTYDGLSHNDLVMALTGPLAYKGPILAEATDFLRGATARRLPPAS; encoded by the coding sequence TTGATCAAAATCCTCATCGTTGTCGGACTGCTGATCCTGCTGTTCGGCGGCGGCGGGCGGATGATCCTTGCGGGCGGCGCAAAGTCGCTCAACCTCGGCGACCGGCTGCTCGGCGACGGTGACGGGGCGACGCTGCAGGTGGCGGGACAACCCTATGGCCCGGGCGAGCGACACAAGCTCAACATCTGGGTGCCGACGGGGACGCAGAAGACCGACCGGCTGCCGGTGATCGTCTGGCTTTATGGCGGCGGCTGGTACAGCGGCGCGCGCGACGATTATGGTTTCGCCGGGCGCGCCTTTGCCAAGCAGGGCTTTATCGTCGTGATCCCCGACTATCGTATCGTCCCCGAAGGTCATTGGCCGGACTTCCTGCAGGACAGCGCTGCCGCGGTCGCGTGGACCGAAAAGCATATCGCTGAACATGGCGGCGATCCCGGCCGTATCGCGCTGTCGGGCCATTCGGCGGGCGCCTATAATGCGGTGATGCTCGCGCTCGACCCGCAATGGATGCGCGAAGCGGGGAGCGATGCGTCGGCAATCCGTGGCGTCGCGGCGCTTGCGGGCCCCTATGACTTCCTGCCGTTCGAAAAGGGCGGGCGGGCCGACGTCGCGATGGGCGATATCCGTCCGGCCGAGCGGACCCAGCCGATCCAGTTCGTTCGCGCCGATGCGCCGCCGCTGTGGCTTGGCCATGGTACCGCCGATACGGTGGTACGGGTGCGTAACAGCCAGAATCTGGCGGCGGCGATGCACAAGGCCGGCGGAACCGCGATGCTGCGCACCTACGACGGGCTCAGCCATAACGACCTTGTCATGGCGCTGACCGGGCCGCTCGCCTACAAGGGGCCGATCCTTGCCGAGGCGACCGACTTCCTGCGCGGGGCGACCGCGCGCCGGCTGCCGCCCGCCTCATGA
- a CDS encoding nucleotidyltransferase family protein yields MIDPIPAIVMAGSRPGPDPLLTGSGASTKALLPIAGQPMLVHVVRALRASPGIGSIAVLAQNSAELAAEPGLAGLADLHFADSGAGISSSLAAALPPGDDPVLVTTADNVLLTPAMIAEFVAGAEGSDVAVAMVEKDVLLARYPESKRTWLKFRGGWWSGANMFRLRGRRVLPLLDFWGRIERDRKKGLKIIAAFGPWLLIGALLRLFTIEQGIARAGLRFGLKATVVPMSEGEACIDADKPVDIELIEKIMARRQAEASA; encoded by the coding sequence ATGATCGACCCGATCCCCGCCATCGTCATGGCCGGCAGCCGTCCCGGGCCCGACCCGTTGCTGACGGGCAGCGGCGCGTCGACCAAGGCGCTGCTGCCGATTGCGGGGCAGCCGATGCTCGTCCATGTCGTGCGCGCGCTCCGCGCTTCGCCAGGCATCGGGTCGATCGCGGTGCTGGCGCAGAACAGCGCCGAGCTTGCCGCCGAGCCGGGGCTGGCGGGGCTTGCCGACCTGCATTTCGCCGATTCGGGCGCCGGGATCAGCAGCTCGCTCGCCGCCGCGCTGCCGCCCGGCGACGATCCGGTACTGGTAACGACCGCCGACAATGTGCTGCTGACGCCGGCGATGATCGCCGAGTTTGTGGCGGGAGCCGAGGGCAGCGACGTCGCGGTGGCGATGGTCGAAAAGGATGTGCTGCTGGCGCGCTATCCCGAATCGAAGCGCACCTGGCTGAAATTCCGGGGCGGCTGGTGGTCGGGCGCGAACATGTTCCGGCTGCGCGGGCGGCGCGTGCTGCCGCTGCTCGACTTCTGGGGGCGGATCGAGCGTGATCGCAAAAAGGGGCTGAAGATCATCGCCGCCTTCGGGCCGTGGCTGTTGATCGGAGCGTTGCTGCGGCTGTTCACGATCGAGCAGGGGATCGCCCGCGCCGGACTGCGGTTCGGGCTGAAGGCGACGGTCGTGCCGATGTCGGAGGGCGAGGCGTGCATCGACGCCGACAAACCCGTCGACATCGAACTGATCGAGAAGATCATGGCGAGGCGTCAGGCCGAAGCGAGCGCCTGA
- a CDS encoding nucleoside/nucleotide kinase family protein, with translation MGSDLAPLIAVVGSDGSGKSTLSADLLAHIQQTRKAESGYLGLGSGEQGRRIGRWPVIGPPLHRFLDGIADRLREPGEPIPGLLAARYALNKSKKRRAKFESLLGARRAGITIVTDRYPQLEVPGLHDGPILAGRATNARLTAMQAEERALYAEMSAYVPTLVIRLHVDVDTVMARKPDHDRALITRKVETVPLLTFNDAPIVDIDATIPYEEELAIAIAAADQALASA, from the coding sequence ATGGGGAGCGATCTCGCTCCCCTGATTGCAGTCGTCGGCAGCGACGGGTCGGGCAAGTCGACCCTGTCGGCGGACCTGCTCGCGCATATCCAGCAGACGCGCAAGGCGGAGAGCGGCTATCTCGGCCTCGGCTCGGGCGAACAGGGACGGCGCATCGGGCGCTGGCCGGTCATCGGCCCGCCGCTGCACCGCTTCCTCGACGGCATCGCCGACCGGCTCCGCGAACCCGGCGAGCCGATCCCCGGGCTGCTCGCGGCGCGCTATGCGCTGAACAAGTCGAAGAAGCGCCGCGCCAAGTTCGAAAGCCTGCTTGGCGCACGCCGCGCCGGCATCACCATCGTCACCGACCGCTATCCGCAGCTCGAGGTGCCCGGCCTCCACGATGGCCCGATCCTTGCCGGCCGTGCGACGAACGCGCGCCTGACGGCGATGCAGGCCGAGGAACGCGCGCTCTATGCCGAAATGTCGGCTTATGTGCCGACGCTGGTGATCCGCCTACACGTCGACGTCGACACGGTGATGGCGCGCAAGCCCGACCATGATCGCGCGCTGATCACGCGCAAGGTCGAAACGGTGCCGCTGCTGACCTTCAATGACGCCCCGATCGTCGATATCGACGCGACGATCCCTTATGAGGAAGAACTGGCGATCGCCATCGCTGCGGCGGATCAGGCGCTCGCTTCGGCCTGA
- a CDS encoding methyltransferase family protein, protein MYQQELARSGKRLFFIRGTYIYITIAISVLIAWCSKDWGPFQTAFGDCAWFWLSLGVASAGAIVRVFTSGWAALGTSGRAKVAAEASELNTTGPYSLVRNPLYVGRILNFTGLAMLSGSWVFGAIVFLLAILIYERISIYEEEFLREKFGAAHAEWAKDVPALLPRLHGWVKPKYPFWWKRMIWREQNKLFLLATTVFLTWFARLDFNFDVLTPQQWTWVYAFGALVVVRFIIGGLKMVGFFKELS, encoded by the coding sequence ATGTACCAGCAAGAACTCGCCCGCAGCGGCAAGCGCCTCTTTTTCATTCGCGGCACCTATATCTACATCACCATCGCCATCTCGGTGCTGATCGCCTGGTGCAGCAAGGACTGGGGTCCGTTCCAGACGGCTTTCGGCGACTGCGCATGGTTCTGGCTGTCGCTCGGCGTCGCCAGCGCCGGCGCGATCGTCCGCGTCTTCACCAGCGGCTGGGCCGCGCTCGGCACCTCGGGCCGCGCCAAGGTTGCCGCCGAGGCGAGCGAACTCAACACCACCGGCCCGTACAGCCTGGTGCGCAACCCGCTCTATGTCGGGCGCATTCTCAATTTCACCGGCCTCGCGATGCTGTCGGGAAGCTGGGTGTTCGGCGCGATCGTCTTCCTGCTCGCGATCCTGATCTACGAACGCATCTCGATCTATGAGGAAGAATTCCTGCGCGAAAAGTTCGGCGCCGCACATGCCGAATGGGCAAAGGACGTCCCCGCGCTCCTCCCGCGCCTCCACGGCTGGGTGAAGCCCAAATATCCCTTCTGGTGGAAGCGCATGATCTGGCGCGAACAGAACAAGCTGTTCCTGCTCGCGACGACGGTCTTCCTGACCTGGTTCGCGCGGCTCGATTTCAACTTCGACGTGCTGACGCCGCAGCAGTGGACCTGGGTCTATGCCTTTGGCGCGCTCGTCGTCGTCCGCTTCATCATCGGCGGATTGAAGATGGTCGGCTTCTTCAAGGAACTGAGCTGA
- a CDS encoding lipopolysaccharide biosynthesis protein, producing MSEDAAAQPAVTSRSVARGLGTTILARLGAVVEIVAQPLYVLMFGLAGYGLYAVLWATINLLENIFDTGMTSAMQRTVPQSASDAEAAAALRTAMIFGVGPCLIVAALIAIFAAELGPLLNVAEKDRALVTPAIQLFVWALPLWAFVEIATSAMRARMVFGAEIRLRIVWEQIMRLVFAGLFFAGGLGLKGLFIAHLCSLAITALLCVRLLRRYYSFADLGRGPLVTETARNTFWAGLSILPSNIIARLFGDAPALILNLLLPGAAGASASALFTIARKLSSVVQLVRIAFVYVMAPLAASAEREDRAQVADIYAYATRLIAAIALPLAAVLAAGSSSLLSLFGHQADVAQGAVVILLFARALEAVLGISMPVLQVVAAFRHQLTAAIFGVIVALASGWLIVGHMDELTGVTLAMSIGLVVMAGIPMVQLATAERLHPFDHQFPTVALRGLFITLAAGGLALVVSRLPDPVALPLIVVIAAAAIWSSLRFALPHADRASLGKTARKLRLV from the coding sequence ATGAGCGAAGACGCCGCCGCCCAGCCCGCCGTTACCAGCCGCAGCGTCGCGCGCGGGCTCGGCACGACGATCCTCGCCCGGCTGGGCGCGGTGGTCGAGATCGTCGCGCAGCCTCTCTACGTGCTGATGTTCGGGCTCGCGGGTTACGGCCTCTACGCAGTGCTGTGGGCGACGATCAACCTGCTCGAGAATATCTTCGACACCGGGATGACGAGCGCGATGCAGCGCACCGTTCCACAATCGGCGAGCGACGCCGAGGCCGCGGCCGCGCTGCGCACCGCGATGATCTTCGGCGTCGGTCCGTGCCTTATCGTTGCCGCGTTGATCGCGATCTTCGCCGCCGAGCTTGGCCCGCTGCTCAACGTCGCCGAAAAGGACCGGGCGCTCGTCACCCCGGCGATTCAGCTTTTCGTCTGGGCGCTGCCGCTCTGGGCCTTCGTCGAGATCGCCACCTCGGCGATGCGTGCCCGCATGGTGTTCGGCGCCGAAATCCGCCTGCGCATCGTCTGGGAACAGATCATGCGGCTGGTGTTCGCGGGGCTGTTCTTTGCCGGCGGGCTCGGGCTCAAGGGACTGTTCATCGCGCATCTCTGTTCGCTCGCGATCACCGCGCTCCTCTGCGTCCGCCTGCTCCGCCGTTATTACAGCTTTGCCGACCTAGGGCGCGGGCCGCTGGTCACCGAAACCGCGCGCAATACCTTCTGGGCCGGGCTGTCGATCCTGCCGTCGAACATCATCGCGCGGCTGTTCGGCGATGCCCCCGCGCTGATCCTCAACCTGCTGCTGCCCGGTGCCGCTGGCGCGAGCGCGTCGGCGCTGTTCACGATCGCGCGCAAGCTCTCCAGCGTCGTCCAGCTCGTCCGTATCGCTTTCGTCTATGTCATGGCGCCACTGGCAGCCAGCGCCGAGCGCGAAGACCGTGCACAAGTCGCCGACATCTATGCCTATGCGACGCGGCTGATCGCGGCGATCGCGCTGCCGCTCGCGGCGGTGCTGGCGGCGGGCAGTTCGTCGCTGCTCAGTCTGTTCGGGCATCAGGCCGACGTTGCGCAGGGCGCCGTCGTCATCCTGCTGTTCGCGCGCGCGCTGGAGGCGGTGCTCGGCATCTCGATGCCGGTGCTCCAGGTTGTCGCCGCCTTCCGCCATCAGCTCACCGCCGCGATCTTCGGCGTGATCGTCGCGCTCGCTTCGGGCTGGCTGATCGTCGGCCATATGGATGAACTGACCGGCGTCACGCTCGCCATGTCGATCGGCCTGGTCGTGATGGCCGGCATCCCGATGGTCCAGCTCGCCACCGCGGAGCGACTCCATCCCTTCGATCATCAATTCCCGACGGTGGCGCTGCGCGGCCTGTTCATCACCCTTGCCGCGGGCGGGCTCGCGCTGGTCGTCAGCCGGCTGCCCGATCCGGTCGCGCTGCCGCTGATCGTCGTCATCGCCGCCGCCGCGATCTGGTCGTCGCTGCGTTTCGCCCTGCCCCACGCCGACCGCGCTTCGCTGGGCAAGACGGCGCGCAAGCTGCGGCTCGTGTAA
- a CDS encoding succinate dehydrogenase iron-sulfur subunit, protein MAEFRLPKNSRPQKGGKVHKAEGAAAVKTFKVYRYDPDSGQNPRFDTFEIDTEKCGPMVLDALIKMKSEQDSTLTFRRSCREGICGSCSMNMNGKNGLACTTAIEDLKGDITITPLPAMDVIKDLVPDFTHFYAQYASIEPWLKTKTTTPSGKERLQSPEEREKLDGLYECILCACCSTSCPSYWWNSDKFLGPAILLQAYRWLADSRDEMTGERLDELEDPFRLYRCHTIMNCSNACPKGLSPARAIAEIKKLEAERQV, encoded by the coding sequence ATGGCCGAATTCCGTCTGCCCAAGAACAGCCGCCCGCAAAAGGGTGGCAAGGTCCACAAGGCCGAAGGCGCGGCCGCGGTCAAGACGTTCAAAGTCTATCGCTACGATCCCGACAGCGGCCAGAATCCGCGCTTCGACACGTTCGAGATCGACACCGAAAAATGCGGCCCGATGGTGCTCGACGCGCTCATCAAGATGAAGAGCGAGCAGGACAGCACGCTGACCTTTCGCCGTTCGTGCCGCGAGGGCATCTGCGGCAGCTGTTCGATGAACATGAACGGCAAGAACGGCCTGGCCTGCACTACCGCGATCGAGGATCTAAAGGGCGACATCACGATCACTCCGCTGCCGGCGATGGACGTGATCAAGGATCTCGTCCCCGACTTTACCCATTTCTATGCGCAATATGCCTCGATCGAGCCGTGGCTGAAGACCAAGACGACGACCCCGAGCGGCAAGGAGCGGCTGCAGTCGCCCGAGGAGCGCGAGAAGCTCGACGGCCTGTACGAGTGCATTCTTTGCGCCTGCTGCTCGACAAGCTGCCCGAGCTACTGGTGGAACAGCGACAAGTTCCTTGGTCCGGCGATTCTGCTCCAGGCCTATCGCTGGCTCGCCGACAGCCGCGACGAAATGACCGGCGAACGGCTCGACGAGCTGGAAGACCCCTTCCGCCTCTATCGCTGCCACACGATCATGAACTGCTCGAACGCCTGCCCCAAGGGGCTGAGCCCGGCGCGCGCGATCGCCGAGATCAAGAAGCTGGAAGCCGAGCGGCAGGTCTGA